A portion of the Toxoplasma gondii ME49 chromosome VIIb, whole genome shotgun sequence genome contains these proteins:
- a CDS encoding hypothetical protein (encoded by transcript TGME49_262590) produces MSPGQPLAATPRRDTSATPAETDARLVRAGLKDVVFPGLSLGLETYKRSSRERLFEWGEQDCCLVFSLDSSRRDSGCRRRTAEGGTKKSEISPENREVQKNKKQRSDGEGASEKLERRQQGHEKKAKQQNVEKKEEMKSDKKERETKTEKKEKTSEKKGKKREKKRGKKREKSETKRKKSEKKRKKSEKKRKKSAKKREKSEKKREKQEGRQDIDEGETEQRGQSCVADERTDEGSEA; encoded by the exons ATGTCGCCC GGACAGCCCTTGGCAGCTACtccaagaagagacaccagTGCGACACCTGCAGAAACTGACGCGCGTCTTGTGAGGGCCG GTTTGAAAGACGTTGTTTTTCCCGGGCTCTCTCTGGGCCTTGAAACTTACAAAAGAAGCAGTCGAGAGCGACTCTTTGAATGGGGAGAGCAGGACTGCTGTCTGGTCTTCTCGCTGGACTCGAGCCGACGGGACAGCGGCTGCAGGCGTCGCACTGCAGAAGGTGGAACGAAGAAATCCGAAATTTCGCCGGAGAACAGGGAGGTGCAGAAGAAtaagaaacagagaag CGATGGAGAAGGCGCCTCCGAGAAGCTCGAGCGGCGCCAGCAAGGACatgagaagaaagcgaagcagcagaacgtggagaagaaggaggagatgaagagtgacaagaaggagagggagacaaagaccgagaagaaggaaaagacgagcgagaagaaggggaagaagagggagaagaagagggggaagaagagggagaagagcgagacgaagaggaagaagagcgagaagaagaggaagaagagcgagaagaagaggaagaagagcgcgaagaagagggagaagagcgagaagaagagggagaagcaggagggACGGCAAGACATCGATGAAGGAGAAACCGAGCAGAGGGGGCAAAGCTGTGTTGCAGACGAACGTACCGACGAAGGCTCTGAAGCGTAA
- a CDS encoding hypothetical protein (encoded by transcript TGME49_262600), with protein MLQATEHETEVALLSCVFSFLQTALLNFIPEPLFHPVADRVSHLALVRAAGGAVASTAPMLRSFPCLCSPAHSPLARASFGVSLASAPSVSGNLRPLSVRAFWMDVAVQTAFTPAALLRLLHLLHFQDVLLGRLAFPPASAKSPHSNASTSAAFSSADKHETRGNKRASNARGLTPEGSSWMTGKKRQEQEEICGEQRGNKGEAAGDVSQFSELSLLECLKTRRRADDETQTGRRGSVAGPSGVHTTGTGWKEQAKRELEKPRCRQAFVGRSLSRGERGKIESFSRSRALALVSDSERRPRRARISSRQSSSIAFHGVSRSPSFPFLPCCGVLPPFVCETCLEHAGERRKMFPQPFCLASSHRRLSAGAVEKAQNAENGETKERKNETTTEHWSLLGEASREAEDEAGNLKSQQIQTCYSPHVSPEWEKVTRGETKRTETGSREGSEGRSISAGGSADRGARDANPEESETATSICGSRSDSRKMNQSGETRASQKLSEEDVIRKEHRCIRREVSGGPREARPSGITRSTSASSHPFFSSGTLRGTSVAVCRSSLSPVQATCEREQPYSVGNWCSACGAFSPFADVQRLSPPGVHIPRGFTEAASSASRSPEFAVAIVESLEQELSRVVSGRNSRGTPEDPRSERNDEKPTDKQSCFKEHDPVERHAGTRTVSQTHDSGSFLPTGQKSPSTHRNVDASGKKRSTRSQMNRLGDDTPTELPSGTHVPGHIAHASRSASLEQFEFFASKQFVQLTSEFAEGTVCRVLRVPHIPQGAVSFPPFLTQAQRWTLLERLFACRDTDLAAVAPPFALAPSRTALAHHDTEVSVVWDKRENLPVFRSNSEHPAHRPHVKARRQASHSLLDDVEERRTRERAGRLDPFLSGAGLWADVKQRLLYMEMQYDKNIVRAAAGAARCHAAVPSYECKFAHFRLFIDPPVQSSSVAAAAAAALAAFQQRTPGHRELLTKFEDLFFDCIFDVYLQLPRPMAHAVWTHLFPFHHPTTHTVHRIQLLLLKVHKDLRKRTLSLGTSPATDAFPVSGMDRMEPRTNKEKQYPRKTLVVGADSRTAGGKAGDFCSGGGRDGSRAADTGDATRQNRRKTRVEAEQLAESDKRGTAGGPSGGARAEAERNALICLLRAASDAQARLLLTRRCRSAVRVDVASAVKSNMPQTET; from the exons ATGCTCCAGGCGACGGAGCACGAGACCGAAGTCGCGTTGCTTTCCTGCGTCTTCAGTTTCCTTCAGACAGCGCTCCTTAACTTTATTCCAG AGCCCCTGTTCCACCCTGTCGCCGATCGTGTGAGCCACCTGGCCCTCGTGCGTGCGGCCGGCGGCGCAGTCGCTTCGACTGCTCCGATGCTGCGCTCCTTTCCGTGTCTGTGTTCCCCGGCCCACTCGCCTCTCGCCCGTGCATCTTTCGGTGTGTCGCTCGCGTCGgcgccgtctgtctctgggAATCTGCGGCCGTTGTCTGTGAGAGCGTTTTGGATGGATGTGGCAGTACAGACAGCTTTCACACCCGCTGCACTGCTGCGTTTGCTCCATCTGCTGCACTTCCAAGATGTGCTTCTGGGCCGGCTGGCTTTCCCCCCCGCCTCAGCGAAATCTCCGCATTCAAACGCCTCGACATCCGCTGCTTTTTCCAGCGCTGACAAACACGAAACGAGGGGAAACAAACGCGCCAGTAACGCACGCGGGCTGACGCCGGAGGGTTCATCTTGGATGACTGGAAAGAAGCGgcaagaacaagaggaaatTTGcggggaacagagaggaaataAAGGAGAGGCTGCTGGCGACGTGTCACAGTTTTCAGAGCTGTCTTTATTGGAATGCCTGAAAACCCGACGGAGGGCTGATGACGAAACCCAGACGGGCCGACGCGGTTCCGTCGCGGGGCCTTCGGGTGTGCATACAACAGGAACCGGCTGGAAGGAACAGGCCAAACGCGAGTTGGAGAAACCGCGATGTCGCCAGGCTTTTGTGGGTAGATCCCTGTctcgaggagaaagggggAAAATCGAGTCTTTTTCACgttctcgcgctctcgcctTGGTAtcagacagcgagagacggcCGCGTCGTGCCCGGATTTCTTCGAGGCAGTCGTCGAGTATCGCTTTTCACGGAGTTTCGCGCTCCCCGTCATTCCCCTTTCTGCCGTGTTGCGGAGTCCTGCCTCCGTTCGTTTGCGAAACGTGCCTAGAGCacgcgggagaaagacgaaaaatgTTTCCCCAACCGTTCTGCCTTGCCTCGTCTCACCGAAGACTCTCCGCTGGCGCCGTTGAGAAAGCAcagaacgcagaaaacggagagacgaaagagagaaaaaacgaaaccaCCACTGAACACTGGTCGCTGCTGGGTGAAGCATCGAGGGAGGCTGAGGACGAGGCGGGGAATCTCAAAAGCCAACAGATCCAGACCTGTTACTCTCCACATGTCTCTCCAGAATGGGAGAAGGTAACACGTGGAGAAACAAAAAGAACGGAAacaggaagccgagaaggcagcgaaggaagaagcattTCGGCGGGAGGCAGCGCCGACCGAGGAGCTAGGGACGCAAATccggaagaaagcgaaactgCCACGAGCATTTGCGGTTCGCGAAGCGATTCCCGGAAGATGAACCAAAGTGGTGAAACGCGTGCATCACAAAAATTATCAGAAGAGGACGTAATTCGAAAGGAACACCGCTGCATTCGGAGGGAGGTGTCTGGTGGCCCGCGAGAGGCCAGACCTTCAGGTATCACACGCAGCACTTCTGCGTCCTCCcatccgtttttctcgtccGGAACACTAAGAGGAACTTCCGTCGCTGTTTGCAGATCCAGCTTGTCCCCAGTCCAAGCTACATGTGAGCGCGAACAGCCCTACTCTGTTGGCAACTGGTGTTCAGCTTGCGgtgctttctctccgttcgctGATGTACAGAGGCTGTCGCCACCCGGTGTACATATACCCCGGGGCTTCACTGAAGCGGCGAGCAGCGCTTCACGAAGTCCTGAATTCGCCGTGGCAATCGTGGAATCTCTGGAACAGGAACTCTCGAGGGTCGTGAGTGGTCGGAATTCGCGCGGTACGCCTGAGGATCCCCGGTCGGAAAGAAACGACGAGAAACCAACAGACAAACAAAGTTGCTTCAAAGAGCACGACCCAGTCGAACGGCACGCAGGGACGCGAACGGTTTCCCAGACGCACGACTCGGGCAGTTTTCTCCCGACTGGGCAGAAGTCGCCTTCCACCCACCGAAATGTGGACGCGAGCGGAAAAAAGCGCTCGACAAGATCACAAATGAACCGTCTGGGGGACGATACTCCGACAGAACTCCCATCTGGAACACACGTACCTGGCCATATTGCGCACGCCTCGCGTTCGGCATCTCTTGAGCAATTTGAGTTTTTCGCGAGCAAGCAGTTCGTCCAGTTGACTAGCGAGTTTGCGGAAGGAACGGTATGTCGGGTTCTTCGGGTGCCGCACATTCCGCAAGGCGCCGTCAGCTTCCCGCCGTTCCTCACTCAGGCGCAGCGATGGACACTTTTAGAGCGGCTCTTTGCTTGCCGAGATACCGACCTCGCGGCAGTTGCCCCGCCCTTTGCGTTAGCTCCTAGTCGCACGGCGCTTGCGCACCACGACACCGAAGTGTCAGTTGTTTGGGACAAGCGAGAAAATCTGCCGGTTTTCAGAAGCAACTCAGAGCATCCCGCCCATCGACCGCATGTGAAGGCACGTAGACAAGCATCGCACAGTCTTTTAGACGACGtagaagaaaggcgaacgcgagaaCGCGCAGGTCGTTTAgatccgtttctctcgggAGCCGGGCTATGGGCAGACGTCAAGCAGCGCCTGTTATACATGGAGATGCAATACGATAAAAATATCGTTAGAGCAGCTGCAGGTGCAGCGAGGTGTCACGCAGCAGTGCCCTCTTACGAATGCAAATTTGCTCACTTTCGTCTTTTCATCGATCCGCCGGTTCAGTCTTCTTCGGTCGCTGCGGCGGCAGCGGCCGCTCTGGCTGCGTTCCAGCAGCGTACCCCAGGTCACCGCGAGTTGCTCACAAAGTTCGAGGATTTGTTTTTCGATTGCATTTTCGACGTGTACCTGCAGCTGCCCCGTCCAATGGCTCACGCTGTCTGGACGCATCTTTTTCCGTTCCATCATCCAACCACCCACACTGTTCACCGTATtcagctgctgcttctcaaGGTCCACAAAGACCTGAGGAAACGCACGCTCTCACTTGGCACCAGTCCAGCCACTGACGCGTTTCCCGTCTCTGGAATGGACAGAATGGAGCCGCGCACAAACAAGGAAAAGCAATATCCAAGAAAAACGCTGGTCGTAGGCGCTGACAGTCGCACAGCCGGGGGGAAGGCAGGTGACTTCTGTTCCGGAGGTGGACGTGACGGGAGCAGAGCTGCTGACACAGGAGACGCTACGAGGCAAAACAGACGGAAAACACGAGTTGAAGCGGAACAACTCGCTGAAAGCGACAAGCGAGGAACGGCAGGTGGGCCGAGCGGAGGTGCTAGAGCAGAAGCTGAAAGAAATGCACTCATCTGCTTGCTCAGAGCCGCTTCCGATGCCCAAGCGAGACTGCTGCTCACCAGACGATGCAGAAGTGCCGTGCGGGTCGATGTGGCATCCGCAGTTAAAAGCAATATGCCCCAGACAGAAACGTGA